From a single Astatotilapia calliptera unplaced genomic scaffold, fAstCal1.2 U_scaffold_71, whole genome shotgun sequence genomic region:
- the LOC113018377 gene encoding myosin heavy chain, fast skeletal muscle-like isoform X2 has translation MSTDAEMAQYGAAAIYLRKPEKERIEAQTAPFDAKTAFFVTVPDEMYVKGKLTKKEGGKATVETDDGKTVTVKEDEIHPRNPPKFDKMEDMAMMTHLNEPSVLFNLKERYASWMIYTYSGLFCVVVNPYKWLPVYDATCVGAYRGKKRIEAPPHIFSISDNAYQFMLTDRENQSVLITGESGAGKTVNTKRVIQYFATIAALGAKKAEPAAGKIQGSLEDQIVAANPLLEAYGNAKTVRNDNSSRFGKFIRIHFGTSGKLSSADIETYLLEKSRVTFQLSAERSYHIFYQLMTGHKPELLEALLITTNPYDYPMISQGEITVKSIDDVEEFIATDTAIDILGFTGDEKLSIYKLTGAVMHHGNMKFKQKQREEQAEPDGTEVADKIAYLLGLNSADMLKALCYPRVKVGNEMVTKGQTVPQVNNAVSALCKSIYEKMFLWMVIRINEMLDTKQPRQFFIGVLDIAGFEIFDFNSLEQLCINFTNEKLQQFFNHHMFVLEQEEYKKEGIIWEFIDFGMDLAACIELIEKPMGIFSILEEECMFPKASDTTFKNKLHDQHLGKTKAFEKPKPGKGKAEAHFSLVHYAGTVDYNITGWLDKNKDPLNDSVVQLYQKSSNKLLGFLYAAHAGAEEAAGGGGKKGGKKKGGSFQTVSALFRENLAKLMTNLRSTHPHFVRCLIPNETKTPGLMENFLVIHQLRCNGVLEGIRICRKGFPSRILYGDFKQRYKVLNASVIPEGQFIDNKKASEKLLGSIDVDHTQYMFGHTKVFFKAGLLGTLEEMRDEKLAELVTMTQALCRGYVMRKEFVKMMERRESIYTIQYNIRSFMNVKNWPWLKVYFKIKPLLKSAETEKELQNMKENYEKMKTDLAAALAKKKELEEKMVSLLQEKNDLQLQVAAEVDNLSDAEERCEGLIKSKIQLEAKLKETSERLEDEEEINAELTAKKRKLEDECSELKKDIDDLELTLAKVEKEKHATENKVKNLTEEMASQDESIAKLTKEKKALQEAHQQTLDDLQAEEDKVNTLTKSKTKLEQQVDDLEGSLEQEKKLRMDLERAKRKLEGDLKLAQESIMDLENDKQQSDEKIKKKDFEISQLLSKIEDEQSLGAQLQKKIKELQARIEELEEEIEAERAARAKVEKQRADLSRELEEISERLEEAGGATAAQIEMNKKREAEFQKLRRDLEESTLQHEATAAALRKKQADTVAELGEQIDNLQRVKQKLEKEKSEYKMEIDDLSSNMEAVAKAKGNLEKMCRTLEDQLSELKAKNDENVRQLNDINAQKARLQTENGEFSRQLEEKEALVSQLTRGKQAFTQQIEELKRHVEEEVKAKNALAHAVQSARHDCDLLREQFEEEQEAKAELQRGMSKANSEVAQWRSKYETDAIQRTEELEESKKKLAQRLQEAEESIEAVNSKCASLEKTKQRLQGEVEDLMIDVERANALAANLDKKQRNFDKVLAEWKQKYEESQAELEGAQKEARSLSTELFKMKNSYEEALDHLETMKRENKNLQQEISDLTEQIGETGKSIHELEKAKKTVETEKSEIQTALEEAEGTLEHEEAKILRVQLELNQVKGEIDRKLSEKDEEMEQIKRNSQRVIDSMQSTLDAEVRSRNDALRVKKKMEGDLNEMEIQLSHANRQAAEAQKQLRNVQGQLKDAQLHLDDAVRGQEDMKEQVAMVERRNGLMVAEIEELRAALEQTERGRKVAEQELVDASERVGLLHSQNTSLLNTKKKLEADLVQVQGEVDDAVQEARNAEEKAKKAITDAAMMAEELKKEQDTSAHLERMKKNLEVTVKDLQHRLDEAENLAMKGGKKQLQKLESRVRELEAEVEAEQRRGADAVKGVRKYERRVKELTYQTEEDKKNLVRLQDLVDKLQLKVKAYKRQAEEAEEQANTHMSRLRKVQHEMEEAQERADIAESQVNKLRAKSRDAGKGESAE, from the exons ATGAGCACAGACGCGGAGATGGCGCAGTATGGCGCGGCGGCCATTTACCTACGCAAGCCAGAAAAGGAGAGGATTGAGGCCCAGACTGCTCCATTTGATGCCAAGACGGCCTTCTTTGTGACTGTTCCTGATGAGATGTATGTCAAGGGGAAACTTACCAAGAAGGAGGGTGGTAAAGCCACTGTTGAGACAGACGACGGAAAG ACGGTCACTGTAAAGGAGGATGAAATCCACCCTAGGAACCCTCCAAAGTTTGATAAGATGGAGGACATGGCCATGATGACCCACCTTAATGAGCCATCTGTGTTGTTTAACCTCAAAGAGCGTTATGCATCATGGATGATCTAC ACCTACTCTGGGTTGTTCTGCGTTGTCGTCAATCCCTACAAGTGGCTTCCTGTATATGATGCTACATGTGTAGGAGCAtacagaggaaagaagaggatTGAGGCTCCACCCCACATCTTCTCCATCTCTGACAATGCCTATCAGTTTATGCTCACTG atcGTGAGAACCAGTCTGTCCTGATTAC TGGAGAATCCGGTGCAGGAAAGACTGTCAACACCAAACGTGTCATCCAGTACTTTGCAACAATTGCAGCTCTTGGAGCTAAGAAGGCTGAGCCAGCAGCTGGCAAAATACAG GGCTCTCTTGAGGATCAGATTGTTGCTGCCAACCCTCTGTTGGAGGCCTACGGTAATGCCAAGACTGTGAGGAATGACAACTCCTCTCGATTT GGTAAATTCATCAGGATTCACTTTGGCACATCTGGCAAGCTGTCTTCAGCTGATATTGAAACAT ATCTGCTGGAGAAGTCCCGTGTCACCTTCCAGTTGTCTGCTGAGAGGAGCTACCATATCTTCTATCAGCTGATGACAGGCCACAAGCCTGAGCTTCTGG AGGCTCTTCTGATCACAACTAACCCTTATGACTATCCAATGATCAGTCAGGGTGAAATCACTGTCAAGAGCATCGATGATGTGGAGGAGTTCATTGCAACAGAT aCTGCTATTGACATCTTGGGCTTTACTGGTGATGAGAAGTTAAGCATCTACAAGCTGACTGGTGCTGTGATGCATCATGGCAACATGAAATTCAAGCAGAAGCAGCGTGAAGAGCAGGCTGAACCTGATGGCACCGAGG TGGCTGACAAGATTGCGTACCTACTGGGCCTGAACTCGGCTGATATGCTGAAAGCTTTGTGCTACCCAAGAGTCAAGGTTGGCAATGAGATGGTGACCAAAGGTCAGACCGTCCCACAG GTCAACAATGCTGTCTCGGCTCTGTGCAAATCTATCTATGAGAAAATGTTCTTGTGGATGGTTATCCGTATCAATGAGATGCTGGACACAAAGCAGCCCAGACAGTTCTTCATTGGAGTGCTGGATATCGCTGGGTTTGAGATCTTTGAT TTCAACAGCTTGGAGCAACTCTGCATCAACTTCACCAATGAGAAACTGCAACAGTTTTTCAACCATCACATGTTTGTCCTGGAGCAAGAGGAGTACAAGAAAGAAGGCATTATATGGGAGTTCATTGACTTTGGTATGGACTTGGCTGCCTGCATTGAGCTTATTGAGAAG CCAATGGGCATCTTCTCCATCCTTGAAGAGGAGTGCATGTTCCCTAAGGCCTCTGACACAACGTTCAAGAACAAGCTGCACGATCAGCATCTTGGCAAGACCAAAGCATTTGAGAAACCAAAGCCTGGAAAGGGCAAGGCTGAGGCACACTTCTCCCTGGTTCACTATGCTGGTACAGTGGACTACAATATCACTGGCTGGCTGGACAAGAACAAGGACCCACTGAATGACTCAGTTGTTCAGCTCTACCAGAAGTCTTCAAACAAACTGCTGGGCTTCCTGTACGCAGCCCATGCTGGAGCtgaag aggctgctggtggtggtggcaaGAAGGGTGGCAAGAAGAAGGGTGGTTCCTTCCAGACTGTGTCTGCTCTTTTCAGA GAGAATCTGGCCAAGCTGATGACCAACTTAAGAAGCACTCATCCTCACTTTGTCCGTTGCCTGATTCCCAATGAGACAAAGACCCCAG GCCTTATGGAGAACTTCCTGGTCATCCACCAGCTGAGGTGTAACGGTGTACTGGAGGGCATCAGAATCTGCAGAAAGGGTTTCCCCAGCAGAATCCTCTATGGTGACTTCAAGCAGAG ATACAAAGTGTTGAATGCCAGTGTCATCCCTGAGGGACAGTTCATTGACAACAAGAAAGCTTCAGAGAAGCTGCTTGGCTCCATTGATGTGGATCACACACAGTACATGTTTGGGCACACAAAG GTGTTCTTCAAAGCTGGTCTGCTGGGCACTcttgaggagatgagagatgagaaACTGGCTGAGCTGGTGACCATGACTCAGGCTCTCTGCAGAGGATATGTCATGAGGAAAGAGTTTGTGaagatgatggagaggag AGAATCTATCTACACCATCCAGTACAACATCCGTTCTTTCATGAATGTCAAGAACTGGCCATGGCTGAAAGTATACTTCAAAATCAAGCCTCTTCTGAAGAGTGCTGAGACTGAGAAGGAGTTGCAGAACATGAAGGAGAACTATGAGAAGATGAAGACAGACCTGGCTGCTGCTCTGGCTAAGAAGAAGGAACTGGAAGAGAAGATGGTCAGCCTGCTGCAGGAGAAGAATGACCTGCAACTTCAAGTGGCTGCA GAAGTTGACAATCTCTCCGATGCTGAAGAAAGGTGTGAGGGGCTCATTAAGAGCAAGATCCAGCTCGAGGCCAAACTCAAAGAGACAAGTGAGAGactggaggatgaagaggaaatcAATGCTGAGCTGACTGCTAAGAagaggaagctggaggatgaatgctctgagctgaagaaggacATTGATGACTTGGAGCTCACCTTGGCCAAAGTGGAGAAGGAGAAACATGCCACAGAAAACAAG GTGAAAAACCTGACAGAGGAGATGGCATCTCAAGATGAGTCAATTGCCAAGTTGACTAAGGAGAAGAAAGCCTTACAAGAGGCCCATCAACAAACACTGGATGATCTCCAGGCAGAGGAGGACAAAGTCAACACTCTGACCAAGTCCAAAACAAAGCTGGAACAGCAAGTTGATGAT CTTGAGGGTTCACTGGAGCAAGAGAAGAAGCTCCGCATGGACCTTGAGAGAGCCAAGAGGAAGCTGGAGGGAGATCTGAAACTGGCCCAGGAATCCATAATGGATCTGGAGAATGACAAGCAGCAGTCTGATGAGAAAATCAAGAA GAAGGACTTTGAAATCAGCCAACTTCTCAGCAAAATTGAAGATGAACAATCCCTTGGTGCTCAACTTCAGAAGAAGATTAAAGAACTTCAG GCTCGTATTGAGGAGCTGGAAGAGGAGATTGAGGCTGAGAGGGCAGCTCGGGCTAAGGTAGAGAAGCAGAGAGCCGACCTCTCCAGGGAGCTTGAAGAGATCAGCGAGAGGCTCGAGGAAGCTGGTGGAGCAACAGCTGCTCAGATTGAGATGAACAAGAAGCGAGAGGCTGAGTTCCAGAAACTGCGTCGTGATCTTGAGGAATCAACTCTGCAGCATGAAGCTACTGCAGCAGCTCTCCGTAAGAAGCAGGCTGACACTGTAGCAGAGCTCGGAGAGCAGATCGACAACCTCCAGCGTGTCAAACAGAAGctggagaaagagaagagcGAGTACAAGATGGAGATTGATGACCTCTCCAGCAACATGGAGGCTGTTGCTAAAGCAAAG GGCAACTTGGAGAAAATGTGCAGGACTCTTGAGGATCAACTAAGTGAACTCAAAGCCAAAAATGATGAGAATGTTCGTCAGCTGAATGACATTAATGCCCAGAAGGCGAGACTTCAAACAGAGAATG GTGAGTTCAGTCGCCAGCTTGAGGAGAAAGAAGCTCTTGTTTCTCAGCTCACAAGGGGCAAGCAGGCCTTCACTCAGCAGATTGAGGAACTGAAGAGACACGTTGAGGAGGAAGTGAAG GCCAAGAATGCCCTGGCTCATGCTGTTCAGTCAGCACGTCATGACTGTGATCTGCTCAGAGAGCAGtttgaggaggagcaggaggccaAGGCTGAGCTGCAGCGAGGAATGTCCAAGGCCAACAGTGAGGTGGCTCAGTGGCGATCCAAATATGAGACTGATGCTATCCAGCGCACCGAGGAGCTGGAGGAGTCCAA GAAAAAGCTTGCCCAGCGCCTGCAGGAGGCTGAGGAATCCATTGAGGCTGTGAACTCCAAGTGTGCCTCACTGGAGAAGACCAAGCAGAGGCTGCAGGGTGAGGTGGAGGACCTCATGATTGATGTGGAGAGAGCTAATGCTCTGGCTGCCAACCTTGACAAGAAGCAGAGGAACTTTGATAAG GTCCTGGCAGAATGGAAGCAGAAGTATGAGGAGAGCCAGGCAGAGCTGGAAGGAGCCCAAAAGGAGGCTCGTTCTCTCAGCACTGAGTTGTTCAAGATGAAGAACTCATATGAAGAGGCTCTGGATCATCTTGAGACCATGAAGAGAGAGAACAAGAACCTGCAGC AGGAGATCTCAGATCTGACTGAGCAGATTGGTGAGACTGGAAAGAGCATCCATGAGCTGGAAAAGGCCAAGAAGACTGTTGAGACTGAGAAGTCTGAAATTCAGACAGCTCTGGAGGAAGCTGAG GGAACTCTGGAACACGAGGAGGCCAAGATCCTTCGTGTTCAGCTTGAGCTAAACCAGGTAAAAGGTGAGATTGACAGGAAGCTGTCAGAGAAGGACGAGGAGATGGAGCAGATCAAGAGGAACAGCCAGAGGGTGATTGACTCCATGCAGAGCACCCTTGATGCTGAGGTCAGGAGCAGGAATGATGCCCTGAGAGTCAAGAAGAAGATGGAGGGAGACCTGAATGAGATGGAGATTCAGTTGAGCCATGCCAACAGACAGGCTGCTGAGGCCCAGAAACAACTGAGGAATGTCCAAGGACAGCTCAAG GATGCTCAGCTGCACCTGGATGATGCAGTCAGAGGACAGGAAGACATGAAGGAGCAGGTCGCCATGGTGGAGCGCAGAAATGGTCTGATGGTGGCTGAGATTGAGGAGCTGAGAGCCGCTCtggagcagacagagagaggacgcAAAGTAGCTGAGCAGGAGTTGGTTGATGCTAGCGAGCGTGTTGGACTGCTTCACTCTCAG AACACCAGTCTTTTGAACACCAAGAAGAAGCTGGAGGCTGACCTTGTCCAGGTTCAGGGTGAGGTGGATGATGCAGTTCAGGAAGCAAGAAATGCTGAGGAGAAGGCCAAAAAGGCTATCACTGAT GCTGCCATGATGGCtgaggagctgaagaaggagCAGGACACCAGTGCTCACCtggagaggatgaagaagaacCTGGAGGTCACAGTCAAGGACCTGCAGCACCGTCTGGATGAGGCAGAGAACCTCGCCATGAAGGGTGGCAAGAAGCAGCTCCAGAAACTGGAGTCCAGG GTCCGTGAACTGGAAGCTGAAGTTGAAGCTGAGCAGAGACGTGGAGCTGATGCTGTTAAAGGAGTCCGCAAATatgagaggagagtgaaggagcTCACCTACCAG ACTGAGGAGGACAAGAAGAATTTGGTCAGACTTCAGGATCTGGTGGACAAGCTGCAGCTCAAAGTCAAGGCTTACAAGAGACAGGCTGAGGAGGCT GAGGAACAGGCCAACACCCACATGTCCAGACTGAGAAAGGTCCAACATGAGATGGAGGAAGCTCAGGAACGTGCTGACATTGCTGAATCTCAGGTCAACAAACTGAGAGCCAAGAGCCGTGATGCTGGAAAG ggtGAAAGTGCTGAATAA